A genomic region of Pseudomonas sp. RSB 5.4 contains the following coding sequences:
- the edd gene encoding phosphogluconate dehydratase, which translates to MHPRVLEVTERLIARSRATRQAYLALIRGAATDGPMRGKLQCANFAHGVAGCGSEDKHSLRMMNSANIAIVSSYNDMLSAHQPYEVFPQQIKNALREIGSVGQFAGGTPAMCDGVTQGEPGMELSLPSREVIAMSTAVALSHNMFDGALMLGICDKIVPGLMMGSLRFGHLPTIFVPGGPMVSGISNKEKADVRQKYAEGKATREELLESEMKSYHSPGTCTFYGTANTNQLLMEVMGLHLPGASFVNPNTPLRDALTREAAHQVTRLTKQNGNFMPIGEIVDEKALVNSIVALHATGGSTNHTLHMPAIAMAAGIQLTWQDMADLSEVVPTLSHVYPNGKADINHFQAAGGMSFLIRELLEAGLLHEDVNTVLGHGLSRYTKEPFLDNGELVWREGPIESLDENILRPVARAFSPEGGLRVMEGNLGRGVMKVSAVALENQIVEAPAMVFQDQQDLADAFKAGLLEKDFVAVMRFQGPRSNGMPELHKMTPFLGVLQDRGFKVALVTDGRMSGASGKIPAAIHVSPEAYVGGALARVQEGDIIRVDGVKGTLELKVDAAEFAAREPAKGLLGNNIGSGRELFGFMRLAFSSAEQGASAFTSALETLN; encoded by the coding sequence ATGCATCCCCGCGTTCTTGAGGTCACCGAACGGCTTATCGCCCGCAGCCGCGCCACGCGTCAGGCTTACCTTGCACTGATTCGCGGCGCCGCGACTGACGGGCCGATGCGCGGCAAGCTGCAATGCGCCAACTTCGCCCACGGCGTGGCCGGGTGTGGCAGCGAAGACAAGCACAGCTTGCGGATGATGAACTCGGCGAACATCGCCATCGTTTCTTCGTATAACGACATGCTCTCGGCGCACCAGCCGTACGAAGTCTTTCCCCAGCAGATCAAAAACGCCCTGCGCGAAATCGGTTCGGTAGGCCAGTTCGCCGGCGGTACGCCAGCGATGTGCGATGGCGTGACCCAGGGCGAGCCGGGCATGGAGCTGAGCCTGCCGAGCCGCGAAGTGATCGCCATGTCCACGGCGGTGGCGCTGTCGCACAACATGTTCGACGGCGCGCTGATGCTCGGCATCTGCGACAAGATTGTGCCGGGCCTGATGATGGGCTCCCTGCGTTTCGGCCATCTGCCGACGATTTTCGTTCCGGGCGGGCCGATGGTCTCGGGGATTTCCAACAAGGAAAAAGCCGACGTGCGGCAGAAGTACGCCGAAGGTAAGGCTACCCGCGAAGAGCTGCTGGAATCGGAGATGAAGTCCTACCACAGCCCGGGCACTTGCACCTTTTACGGCACCGCCAACACCAACCAGTTGCTGATGGAAGTCATGGGCCTGCACTTGCCGGGCGCGTCGTTCGTCAACCCGAACACCCCGCTGCGTGATGCCCTGACCCGCGAAGCCGCGCATCAGGTCACGCGTCTGACCAAACAGAACGGCAACTTCATGCCGATCGGCGAAATCGTCGACGAGAAGGCGCTGGTCAACTCGATCGTCGCGCTGCACGCCACCGGCGGCTCGACCAACCACACCCTGCACATGCCGGCCATCGCCATGGCTGCGGGTATCCAATTGACTTGGCAGGATATGGCCGACCTCTCCGAAGTTGTGCCGACCCTGAGCCACGTCTACCCGAACGGCAAAGCCGACATCAACCACTTCCAGGCCGCTGGCGGTATGTCGTTCCTGATCCGTGAGCTGCTTGAGGCGGGCCTGTTGCACGAAGACGTCAACACCGTGCTTGGCCACGGTCTGAGCCGCTACACCAAAGAGCCGTTCCTCGATAACGGTGAGCTGGTGTGGCGCGAAGGCCCGATCGAAAGCCTCGACGAAAACATCCTGCGCCCGGTTGCCCGTGCATTCTCGCCGGAGGGCGGTCTGCGGGTGATGGAAGGCAACCTTGGTCGCGGGGTGATGAAAGTCTCCGCCGTGGCGCTGGAAAACCAGATCGTCGAAGCACCGGCCATGGTGTTCCAGGATCAGCAGGACTTGGCCGATGCGTTCAAGGCCGGTCTGCTGGAGAAGGATTTTGTCGCGGTCATGCGCTTCCAGGGCCCGCGCTCCAACGGCATGCCGGAACTGCACAAGATGACGCCGTTCCTCGGCGTGCTGCAGGATCGCGGTTTCAAAGTCGCGCTGGTGACCGACGGGCGCATGTCCGGCGCGTCGGGGAAAATCCCGGCGGCGATTCACGTCAGCCCCGAAGCTTATGTCGGTGGTGCTTTGGCGCGGGTGCAAGAGGGCGATATCATCCGCGTCGATGGCGTCAAAGGCACTTTGGAACTCAAGGTCGACGCCGCCGAATTTGCAGCGCGCGAACCTGCCAAAGGCCTGTTAGGCAACAACATCGGTAGCGGTCGCGAACTGTTTGGCTTCATGCGTTTGGCCTTCAGCTCGGCGGAGCAGGGCGCCAGCGCCTTCACTTCTGCCCTGGAGACGCTTAATTGA
- a CDS encoding glucokinase: MKLALVGDIGGTNARFALWKNQQLESVQVLATADHASPEEAISLYLSGLGLAPGSIGSVCLSVAGPVSGDEFKFTNNHWRLSRTAFCKTLQVEQLLLINDFSAMALGMTRLQPGEFRVVCEGTPEPLRPAVVIGPGTGLGVGTLLDLGEGRFAALPGEGGHVDLPLSSPRETQLWQHIHNEIGHVSAETALSGGGLPRVYRAICAVDGHEPKLDTPEAITAAGLAGDPIALEVLEQFCCWLGRVAGNNVLTTGGRGGVYIVGGVIPRFADFFVNSGFARSFADKGCMSDYFKGIPVWLVTAPYSGLVGAGVALEQAIPT, encoded by the coding sequence TTGAAACTGGCTTTGGTCGGTGATATCGGAGGCACCAACGCGCGGTTCGCGTTGTGGAAAAACCAGCAACTGGAATCGGTTCAGGTGCTGGCGACAGCCGACCACGCCAGCCCGGAAGAGGCGATCAGCCTCTACCTGAGCGGCCTCGGTCTGGCGCCGGGTTCGATCGGTTCGGTGTGCCTGTCGGTGGCTGGGCCGGTGAGTGGTGATGAATTCAAGTTCACCAACAACCACTGGCGCCTGAGCCGCACGGCATTCTGCAAGACCTTGCAGGTCGAGCAACTGCTGCTGATCAACGACTTCTCGGCGATGGCGCTGGGCATGACCCGTTTGCAGCCCGGCGAATTCCGCGTGGTCTGCGAAGGCACGCCGGAGCCGTTGCGCCCGGCGGTGGTGATCGGTCCAGGCACTGGCCTGGGCGTTGGCACCTTGCTCGATCTGGGCGAAGGGCGGTTTGCCGCGTTGCCGGGGGAGGGCGGTCACGTCGACCTGCCGCTGAGCAGCCCGCGTGAAACCCAGCTGTGGCAGCACATCCACAACGAGATCGGTCATGTCAGCGCTGAGACCGCACTGAGCGGTGGCGGTTTGCCGCGAGTCTACCGTGCGATCTGCGCAGTGGACGGACATGAACCAAAGCTTGATACGCCGGAAGCAATCACCGCAGCCGGTCTCGCCGGTGACCCGATTGCCCTGGAAGTGCTGGAGCAGTTCTGCTGCTGGCTCGGTCGTGTGGCGGGCAACAACGTGCTGACCACCGGTGGTCGTGGCGGCGTGTACATCGTAGGCGGGGTGATTCCGCGCTTTGCCGATTTCTTCGTCAACAGCGGTTTTGCCCGCAGCTTCGCCGACAAGGGCTGCATGAGCGATTACTTCAAGGGCATCCCGGTGTGGCTGGTGACGGCGCCGTATTCCGGGCTGGTGGGTGCCGGTGTGGCACTGGAGCAAGCAATCCCGACCTGA
- the gap gene encoding type I glyceraldehyde-3-phosphate dehydrogenase, giving the protein MTLRIAINGFGRIGRNVLRALYTQGYRQDLQIVAINDLGDSSINAHLLKYDTVHGTFDAEVAHDNESLTVNGDRISVSAIRNPADLPWAAEKIDVVFECTGLFTDRAKAAAHLTAGARKVIISAPAKGADATVVYGVNHDILRQSHQIISNASCTTNCLAPVAQVLHRELGIENGLMTTIHAYTNDQNLTDVYHTDPYRARSATQNMIPSKTGAAEAVGLVLPELAGKLTGMAVRVPVINVSLVDLTVQLKKEATAEEVNALMKAASQHSKILGYNTLPLVSSDFNHNPLSSIFDANHTKVSGKLLKVLAWYDNEWGFSNRMLDNCLALCNAE; this is encoded by the coding sequence ATGACTCTTCGAATCGCAATCAATGGTTTTGGCCGCATCGGCCGTAATGTCCTGCGCGCACTGTATACCCAAGGCTATCGACAGGATTTGCAGATCGTCGCCATCAATGATCTGGGCGACAGCTCGATCAATGCCCATCTGCTCAAATACGACACCGTTCACGGCACATTCGACGCCGAAGTGGCCCATGACAATGAGAGCCTGACGGTCAACGGCGACCGCATTTCGGTCAGCGCGATTCGCAACCCGGCCGACCTGCCATGGGCGGCGGAAAAAATCGACGTAGTGTTCGAATGCACCGGTCTGTTCACCGACCGCGCCAAAGCGGCTGCGCATCTTACTGCCGGCGCCCGCAAAGTCATCATCTCGGCCCCGGCCAAGGGCGCCGACGCCACCGTCGTTTACGGCGTCAACCACGACATTCTGCGCCAGTCGCACCAGATCATCTCTAACGCTTCGTGCACCACCAACTGCCTGGCGCCGGTGGCGCAGGTGCTGCACCGCGAGTTGGGTATTGAAAACGGCTTGATGACCACCATTCATGCCTACACCAACGACCAGAATCTGACCGACGTCTACCACACCGACCCGTACCGCGCGCGTTCGGCCACGCAGAACATGATCCCGAGCAAGACCGGCGCCGCCGAAGCGGTAGGCCTGGTGCTGCCGGAACTGGCGGGCAAACTGACCGGCATGGCCGTGCGGGTGCCGGTGATCAATGTGTCGCTGGTGGACCTGACGGTGCAGTTGAAGAAGGAAGCCACGGCCGAGGAAGTCAACGCACTGATGAAGGCTGCCAGCCAGCACTCGAAAATTCTCGGTTACAACACGTTGCCGCTGGTTTCCAGCGACTTCAACCACAACCCGTTGTCGTCGATCTTCGACGCCAACCACACCAAAGTCAGCGGCAAACTGCTGAAGGTGCTGGCGTGGTACGACAATGAGTGGGGCTTCTCCAACCGCATGCTGGATAACTGCCTGGCGCTCTGCAACGCGGAATAA
- a CDS encoding sigma-70 family RNA polymerase sigma factor — protein sequence MSQSRFNHVFLSQRTSLLRTIERMVNNHSTAEDLLQETYLRVTRALSERAIDHLEPFVFQTARNLALDHLRARKIHSRTMVDDVPQDVVHSVAAPASSAEDAAHAEQLLERLNVSLSQLSPRQQQIFILSRLHGHSYQEIADELNVSLSTVQKELKLIMSICIGVAERLNGA from the coding sequence GTGAGTCAATCGCGCTTCAATCATGTCTTTCTCTCTCAGCGCACGTCCCTGCTGCGCACGATCGAGCGCATGGTCAACAACCACAGCACCGCCGAAGACCTGTTGCAGGAAACCTACCTGCGCGTGACGCGGGCGTTGAGCGAGCGCGCCATCGATCACCTTGAACCCTTCGTGTTTCAGACCGCGCGCAATCTGGCGCTGGATCACCTGCGCGCGCGCAAGATCCATTCGCGGACCATGGTCGATGACGTGCCGCAGGACGTGGTGCACAGCGTCGCCGCCCCCGCCAGCAGCGCCGAAGACGCCGCCCACGCCGAACAATTGCTGGAGCGCCTGAACGTGAGCCTCAGTCAACTCAGCCCGCGTCAGCAGCAGATTTTCATCCTCAGCCGCCTGCACGGGCACAGCTACCAGGAAATCGCCGACGAGCTGAATGTGTCCCTCAGCACCGTGCAGAAGGAACTCAAGCTGATCATGTCGATCTGCATCGGTGTCGCCGAGCGCTTGAATGGCGCCTGA